A portion of the Anoxybacillus gonensis genome contains these proteins:
- a CDS encoding glycoside hydrolase family 13 protein → MKRTWWKEAVVYQVYWRSFFDSNGDGYGDLEGLIQKLDYIRDLGVDVIWLNPCYESPDKDNGYDISDYYRIMDKAGDMETFDRLLNEVHKRGMKLIMDLVVNHTSDQHPWFIESRSSKDNPKRDWYIWRDKPNNWRSYFTPSAWEYDEKTGQYYFHSFAVEQPDLNWENEEVREEIYKMMRFWLDKGIDGFRLDAIALLAKPEGFPDAENPYDIRYLTNNPGVHDYLQEMHEKVLKHYDIFTVGEVAFVSPEEGLKYVGEDRNELHTLFHFEVCDEMPTWDPIRFKQIQKRWYEGLWGKGWNSQFLNNHDHTRQVTRYGNDKQFRVESAKLLATLVHTLPGTPYIYQGEEIGMTGVKFDTIEDYNDIAMKNKYAEEVAKGRDPKEVLESLQLLSRDNSRTPMQWDDSEHAGFTTGTPWLKVNPNYKEINVKQALADPNSVYYYYKKLIQLRKQHAVMVYGTFRDFSENDPYIYAYTRELDGVRWLIVLNHCDNDNVYELPEELASAHRHLLLGNYTDVKEEGTTLYMRPHEARIYALQ, encoded by the coding sequence ATGAAACGGACATGGTGGAAAGAAGCCGTCGTATATCAAGTGTATTGGCGCAGCTTTTTTGACTCAAATGGTGATGGGTATGGCGATTTAGAAGGGCTTATTCAAAAACTCGATTACATTCGCGACTTAGGGGTGGATGTCATTTGGCTGAATCCGTGCTATGAGTCGCCTGATAAAGATAACGGATACGACATTTCTGATTACTATCGCATCATGGATAAAGCAGGGGATATGGAGACGTTTGACCGCTTGCTGAACGAGGTGCATAAACGTGGAATGAAATTAATTATGGACCTTGTCGTGAACCATACATCTGATCAACATCCTTGGTTTATTGAATCTCGTTCGTCAAAAGACAATCCGAAACGCGATTGGTACATATGGCGCGACAAACCGAATAACTGGCGCTCGTACTTTACTCCATCCGCATGGGAATATGATGAAAAAACAGGACAGTATTATTTCCATTCGTTTGCGGTAGAACAGCCAGATTTGAACTGGGAAAACGAAGAAGTTCGTGAAGAAATTTATAAAATGATGCGTTTTTGGTTAGATAAAGGGATCGATGGGTTCCGTTTAGATGCGATTGCCTTACTAGCCAAACCTGAAGGATTCCCAGATGCCGAAAACCCGTATGACATTCGTTATTTAACAAACAATCCAGGCGTGCATGATTATTTACAAGAAATGCACGAAAAAGTATTAAAACATTATGATATTTTCACCGTCGGAGAAGTCGCTTTCGTATCGCCAGAGGAAGGATTAAAATATGTCGGAGAAGACCGAAACGAACTACATACTTTGTTCCACTTTGAAGTGTGCGACGAAATGCCGACATGGGATCCGATTCGTTTTAAACAAATTCAAAAACGTTGGTACGAAGGATTGTGGGGCAAAGGGTGGAACTCGCAGTTTTTAAACAATCACGACCATACGCGACAAGTGACGCGCTACGGAAACGATAAACAGTTCCGCGTCGAATCAGCAAAATTGCTCGCTACGCTCGTGCATACGTTGCCGGGAACCCCATATATTTATCAAGGTGAAGAAATTGGCATGACTGGCGTCAAGTTCGACACGATCGAAGACTATAACGACATTGCGATGAAAAATAAATATGCAGAAGAAGTCGCAAAAGGTCGCGATCCGAAAGAAGTGCTTGAAAGCTTGCAGCTACTGAGCCGAGATAACTCGCGTACACCAATGCAGTGGGATGATAGCGAACATGCTGGATTTACAACAGGAACACCTTGGCTAAAAGTGAATCCGAACTATAAAGAAATCAATGTAAAACAAGCATTAGCGGATCCGAACTCTGTATATTATTACTATAAAAAGCTCATTCAATTGCGCAAGCAACATGCCGTTATGGTGTACGGAACGTTCCGCGATTTTTCGGAAAATGATCCGTACATTTACGCTTACACGCGCGAGCTCGATGGCGTTCGTTGGCTCATCGTCTTAAACCATTGCGACAACGACAACGTATATGAGTTGCCAGAAGAGCTTGCTTCGGCTCACCGCCATCTTTTGCTCGGCAATTATACAGATGTAAAAGAAGAAGGCACAACGCTTTATATGCGTCCGCACGAAGCAAGAATTTATGCATTACAATAA
- the pta gene encoding phosphate acetyltransferase: protein MSDLFAALKQKVAGKNVTIVFPEGLDERILTAVGRLAAENVLHPIVIGEQEAVVQKAKELGLTLEKVEIIDPRTYEGMDEMVAAFIERRKGKVTEEDARNILLDENYFGTMLVYMGKAHGLVSGAAHSTADTVRPALQIIKTKPGIRKTSGVFIMVRGDEKYVFADCAINIAPDSQDLAEIAIESAQTAKMFDIEPRVAMLSFSTKGSAKSPETEKVIEAVRIAKEMAPELTLDGEFQFDAAFVPSVAKKKAPDSVIQGDANVFIFPSLEAGNIGYKIAQRLGNFEAVGPILQGLNQPVNDLSRGCNAEDVYKLSLITAAQALAAME, encoded by the coding sequence GTGAGTGATTTATTTGCAGCCTTAAAGCAAAAGGTGGCAGGAAAAAATGTAACGATCGTGTTTCCGGAAGGACTAGATGAACGTATTTTGACAGCTGTCGGACGTCTAGCGGCAGAAAATGTATTGCATCCGATTGTTATCGGCGAGCAAGAAGCTGTCGTTCAAAAAGCAAAAGAACTTGGTTTGACGCTTGAGAAAGTAGAAATCATCGATCCGCGTACGTACGAAGGAATGGATGAGATGGTTGCTGCGTTTATTGAACGTCGCAAAGGAAAAGTGACGGAAGAAGATGCGCGCAACATTTTACTTGATGAAAACTACTTCGGTACGATGCTTGTGTATATGGGGAAAGCGCACGGGCTTGTGAGCGGTGCCGCGCATTCGACAGCGGATACAGTTCGTCCTGCGTTACAAATTATTAAAACAAAGCCAGGTATTCGCAAAACGTCTGGCGTGTTCATTATGGTGCGCGGCGATGAGAAATATGTATTTGCCGATTGCGCCATTAACATCGCTCCAGATAGCCAAGATTTAGCGGAAATCGCTATTGAGAGCGCACAAACAGCGAAAATGTTTGATATTGAGCCACGTGTAGCGATGCTTAGCTTCTCTACGAAAGGATCGGCAAAATCGCCAGAAACAGAAAAAGTGATTGAAGCGGTGCGCATCGCAAAAGAAATGGCACCAGAGTTAACGCTCGATGGCGAGTTTCAATTTGATGCCGCATTCGTTCCGTCTGTAGCGAAAAAGAAAGCGCCAGACTCTGTTATCCAAGGCGATGCGAACGTCTTTATTTTCCCAAGCTTAGAAGCGGGAAATATCGGATATAAAATTGCCCAACGTCTCGGCAACTTTGAAGCGGTCGGTCCAATTTTACAAGGATTAAATCAACCGGTGAACGATTTATCGCGCGGATGTAACGCCGAAGATGTGTACAAGCTATCACTCATCACAGCAGCGCAGGCGCTTGCGGCGATGGAATAA
- a CDS encoding cell wall hydrolase yields MAVVAYTEEDVKLLARLMRAEAEEDGQLGMLMVGNVGVNRVRANCLDFEGLRTIRQMVFQSPGGFEAVQKGYFYQRAREQDIRLARRVIRGERFHPATNALWFFRPDGNCPPQWFNQWNTGRFKSHCFYAPTRSNCPRVY; encoded by the coding sequence ATGGCTGTTGTTGCGTATACAGAAGAAGATGTCAAATTGCTTGCCCGTCTTATGCGCGCAGAGGCGGAGGAAGACGGACAGCTCGGCATGTTAATGGTTGGGAATGTTGGAGTGAACCGCGTACGCGCAAACTGTTTAGACTTTGAAGGGCTTCGTACCATTCGCCAAATGGTATTTCAAAGCCCTGGGGGATTTGAAGCGGTACAAAAAGGGTATTTTTATCAACGGGCGCGTGAACAAGACATACGTCTCGCCCGTCGTGTCATCCGCGGGGAACGTTTTCATCCGGCAACGAATGCGCTTTGGTTTTTCCGACCAGATGGCAATTGCCCGCCACAATGGTTTAATCAATGGAATACGGGACGTTTTAAGTCACATTGTTTTTATGCACCGACGCGTTCTAATTGTCCACGCGTATATTAA
- a CDS encoding DUF423 domain-containing protein — protein sequence MKLFTIIASMSAALCVALGAFGAHVLEGRIPERYIDTWQKAVQYQMFHTIGLFLVALLATKWPHVTPAGWFMLAGIVLFSGSLYVLSLTQIKILGAITPFGGVSFIVAWLFLAYIAIKQM from the coding sequence ATGAAACTATTTACAATCATCGCTTCAATGAGTGCAGCGCTATGTGTGGCGCTAGGAGCGTTCGGAGCACACGTGTTGGAAGGAAGAATTCCAGAGCGATATATCGACACGTGGCAAAAAGCCGTTCAATATCAAATGTTCCATACGATCGGTTTGTTTCTCGTTGCGTTGCTGGCGACAAAATGGCCGCACGTGACGCCTGCTGGTTGGTTTATGCTTGCGGGAATCGTTTTATTTTCAGGTAGTTTATACGTACTAAGCTTAACACAAATAAAAATACTTGGGGCGATTACGCCGTTTGGGGGCGTGTCGTTCATTGTTGCATGGCTATTTTTAGCATATATCGCGATCAAACAAATGTAA
- a CDS encoding type IV toxin-antitoxin system AbiEi family antitoxin domain-containing protein, which yields MNKEVSKIIKDIFVRQKGFAKTEDLTREGVSKYYIRKFEQNGEIIRIKRGLYRYAELENDQNEEVIEVSKVIPNGVLCLLSALSFYELTTYNPWEYQIAIERKSRKPSLPDYPPIKIFYFSKKQFEYGIEEVEIGGHKISIYNREKTICDIIRYREKIGIDLMKEGLRNYLQSSEKNINKLVECAENMRIKTVLLKYLEVLL from the coding sequence ATGAATAAAGAAGTAAGCAAGATAATAAAAGACATTTTTGTTCGTCAAAAAGGATTTGCGAAGACAGAGGATTTAACGAGAGAAGGAGTGAGCAAATATTATATTCGAAAATTCGAGCAAAATGGAGAAATAATTAGGATAAAACGAGGGCTTTACCGTTATGCTGAATTGGAAAATGATCAAAATGAAGAAGTGATTGAAGTATCAAAAGTGATCCCGAACGGTGTTCTTTGTCTTTTGTCGGCATTGTCTTTTTATGAGTTGACAACTTATAACCCATGGGAGTATCAAATCGCCATTGAGAGAAAATCAAGGAAACCTAGTTTGCCTGATTATCCACCAATTAAAATTTTTTATTTTTCAAAAAAACAGTTTGAATATGGAATTGAGGAAGTGGAGATAGGTGGCCATAAAATAAGCATTTATAATCGCGAAAAAACGATTTGTGATATTATTCGATACAGAGAAAAAATAGGAATCGATTTAATGAAAGAAGGTTTGCGAAATTACTTACAAAGTTCTGAAAAAAATATAAATAAACTAGTGGAATGTGCAGAGAATATGCGCATCAAAACGGTTTTATTAAAATACTTAGAGGTGCTTTTGTAA
- a CDS encoding YwdI family protein, with product MDISVTNVFAKIEEEIAKAKHASSSQAVCEHIYAVRALCDIILQQPSPSTQEVTLPQPTTTERLDIGADANGRSLLDF from the coding sequence TTGGACATATCGGTGACAAATGTATTCGCAAAGATAGAAGAAGAAATCGCAAAAGCAAAACATGCGTCATCATCGCAAGCGGTGTGTGAACATATATATGCTGTTCGCGCATTGTGCGACATTATTTTGCAACAACCATCACCAAGCACACAAGAAGTGACTTTGCCGCAACCGACAACAACCGAACGATTAGATATCGGTGCCGATGCGAACGGACGATCATTACTTGATTTTTAG
- a CDS encoding YqaA family protein — translation MSQWIHHLEQWLLEFGVIGLVIVSFTESSFFPIPPDVLLIPLSIAQPEKALWFSFLTTVASVFGALLGWYIGKKFGRPILRYFISDEKMDKVEQYFQQYGAMAIVIAGFTPIPYKVFTIFSGISNVNIRTLLFWSFIGRGARFFAEGLIIFTLGAQAKTFIEQHFTTITIVGGIVMIIAFLIYKRFK, via the coding sequence ATGTCACAATGGATTCATCATCTTGAACAATGGTTGCTTGAATTTGGCGTCATCGGTCTCGTTATCGTTTCGTTTACAGAATCTTCATTTTTTCCGATTCCGCCTGATGTGTTATTAATTCCGTTAAGCATTGCCCAACCAGAGAAAGCGTTATGGTTTTCCTTTTTAACAACAGTCGCTTCTGTATTCGGTGCGCTGCTCGGGTGGTACATTGGGAAAAAATTCGGCAGACCGATTTTGCGTTATTTTATCTCTGATGAAAAAATGGATAAGGTAGAACAATATTTTCAACAATACGGGGCAATGGCGATCGTTATCGCTGGGTTTACCCCTATTCCGTATAAAGTGTTTACTATTTTCTCGGGCATTTCTAACGTCAACATTCGCACGCTGCTTTTTTGGTCGTTCATCGGTCGTGGGGCGCGCTTTTTCGCAGAAGGGCTTATTATTTTCACCTTAGGCGCTCAAGCGAAAACATTTATTGAACAACATTTTACAACGATCACGATCGTTGGCGGCATTGTCATGATCATTGCTTTTCTTATTTATAAACGGTTCAAATAG
- a CDS encoding lipoate--protein ligase family protein — MSELLRQQTWRMIDHTTLGPSFDAKQSFAFDDALCESVGNGQSHPIVRLWVHHQTVVLGIQDTKLPYIEKGLAYLHEHGWRTIVRNSGGLAVVLDEGVLNVSLIFPDTKKGIDIDRGYEAMATLIARMLPEARVQAGEVVGSYCPGSFDLSIHGKKFAGISQRRIRGGVAVQVYICANGSGATRAEFIRQFYERALAGEQTKFTYPTVVPHTMASLSELLGKEMTVSALVIRLYEALQALGSRLEPSSLTPEEWERYNVYFQRMIDRNETMLPK; from the coding sequence ATGAGCGAATTGTTGCGACAACAAACGTGGCGAATGATTGACCATACAACCCTCGGGCCATCGTTTGATGCGAAGCAGTCATTTGCGTTTGATGATGCGCTTTGCGAATCGGTTGGAAACGGTCAATCGCATCCGATCGTTCGCTTATGGGTGCATCATCAGACCGTTGTGCTTGGCATTCAAGATACAAAATTGCCGTATATTGAAAAAGGACTCGCCTACTTACATGAGCACGGTTGGCGTACGATCGTTCGCAACTCTGGTGGATTGGCGGTCGTGTTAGATGAAGGGGTTTTAAACGTTTCACTTATTTTTCCTGATACAAAAAAAGGAATTGACATTGATCGTGGATATGAGGCGATGGCCACACTCATTGCGCGCATGTTGCCAGAAGCGCGCGTGCAAGCAGGGGAAGTTGTTGGCTCGTATTGTCCGGGAAGTTTTGATTTAAGCATTCATGGAAAAAAGTTTGCGGGCATTTCACAGCGCCGCATTCGAGGCGGTGTTGCTGTGCAAGTATATATATGTGCAAACGGAAGCGGCGCAACACGAGCGGAGTTTATTCGTCAGTTTTATGAGCGAGCGCTGGCGGGAGAACAAACGAAGTTTACGTATCCAACGGTCGTTCCACATACGATGGCGTCGCTTAGTGAATTACTCGGCAAAGAAATGACGGTTTCTGCGCTCGTCATTCGCCTATACGAAGCGCTCCAAGCACTTGGGAGTAGGCTCGAGCCATCATCGCTCACCCCGGAAGAATGGGAGCGATATAACGTGTATTTTCAACGTATGATTGACCGAAACGAGACGATGTTGCCGAAATAA
- the hemQ gene encoding hydrogen peroxide-dependent heme synthase translates to MSEAAQTLDGWYCLHDFRTVDWAAWKTLTNEERQEAIQEFFTLVEKWEKTEAANEGSHAIYTIMGQKADLMFMLLRPTMEELHEIETAINKTKLAEYLVPAYSYVSVVELSNYLPAEAGDPYENPEVRRRLYPILPKTNHVCFYPMDKRRQGNDNWYMLPMEERRNLMRAHGMTGRKYAGKVVQIITGSVGFDDYEWGVTLFSNDVLQFKKLVYEMRFDEVSARFGEFGSFFVGNILPKEKMEQFLHV, encoded by the coding sequence ATGAGCGAAGCAGCACAAACGTTAGACGGTTGGTATTGTCTGCATGATTTCCGCACGGTTGATTGGGCGGCTTGGAAAACGCTCACAAATGAAGAGCGACAAGAAGCAATACAAGAGTTTTTCACATTAGTGGAAAAATGGGAAAAAACAGAAGCTGCAAATGAAGGCAGCCATGCGATTTACACAATTATGGGGCAAAAAGCAGATTTGATGTTCATGCTTTTACGTCCAACGATGGAAGAGCTTCATGAAATTGAAACAGCAATTAATAAAACAAAGCTCGCTGAATATCTCGTACCTGCTTATTCATACGTCTCTGTGGTTGAATTAAGCAATTACTTGCCGGCAGAGGCAGGCGACCCATACGAAAATCCAGAAGTGCGTCGCCGTTTATATCCGATCTTACCAAAAACGAACCACGTTTGCTTTTATCCGATGGACAAGCGCCGTCAAGGAAACGACAACTGGTACATGCTTCCGATGGAAGAGCGCCGCAATTTAATGCGCGCACACGGCATGACGGGAAGAAAATATGCTGGAAAAGTCGTACAAATCATTACCGGTTCGGTCGGCTTTGATGACTATGAATGGGGCGTGACGCTCTTTTCAAATGATGTGCTTCAATTTAAAAAGCTTGTGTACGAAATGCGTTTCGATGAAGTGAGCGCACGGTTTGGCGAATTCGGCTCTTTCTTCGTCGGCAACATTTTACCGAAAGAAAAAATGGAACAGTTTTTACATGTGTAG
- the gerQ gene encoding spore coat protein GerQ, producing the protein MSDERQQMPYYSYPYYYPYQMPTYPFGMPTPTFTPQTGAMQTPTTASQPLPGMLPIEESYIENILRLNKGKIATVYMTFENNREWNAKIFRGVIEAAGRDHLILSDPQTGMRYLLPMIYLDYVTFDEEINYEYPFASGVGLSTYAPR; encoded by the coding sequence ATGAGTGATGAACGTCAACAAATGCCGTATTATTCGTATCCGTACTACTATCCATACCAAATGCCAACATATCCGTTTGGCATGCCTACACCAACGTTTACACCACAAACAGGGGCGATGCAAACACCGACAACCGCCAGTCAGCCGCTTCCCGGCATGCTTCCAATCGAAGAATCGTACATTGAAAACATTTTGCGCTTAAACAAAGGCAAAATTGCGACTGTTTATATGACGTTTGAAAACAATCGTGAATGGAATGCGAAAATTTTCCGCGGTGTCATTGAAGCAGCAGGTCGCGACCATCTCATTTTAAGCGATCCACAAACAGGAATGCGTTATTTATTACCAATGATTTATCTCGACTATGTCACATTTGATGAAGAAATTAATTATGAATATCCATTTGCATCTGGTGTCGGATTAAGCACATATGCTCCACGTTAA
- a CDS encoding RsfA family transcriptional regulator — MTKKRQDAWTEEEDLLLAETVLRHVREGSTQLNAFEEVGDKLNRTSAACGFRWNAVVRQQYEESLQMAKKFRKQRQRALGNKHALRKRPLYTPPVPSLEELGMEPLEVQANEYEHVETNHLTLDHVIAFLHSLKQSYIGQETALVENKQLKIELEQLQQQYKQLEQQFTKLQKENEELREDYGTMARIINRARQMEISEDEFKPPIFKMDRNGNLEKIEKIAE, encoded by the coding sequence ATGACAAAAAAACGACAAGATGCTTGGACTGAAGAAGAAGATTTATTGCTAGCTGAAACGGTGTTGCGCCATGTGCGCGAAGGGAGTACGCAATTAAATGCGTTTGAAGAAGTGGGCGATAAGTTGAATCGTACGTCAGCGGCATGCGGGTTTCGCTGGAATGCGGTCGTCCGCCAACAATATGAAGAATCGTTACAAATGGCGAAAAAGTTCCGAAAACAACGGCAGCGAGCACTTGGAAATAAACACGCATTGCGAAAACGGCCGCTTTATACACCACCTGTTCCTTCGCTTGAAGAGTTAGGAATGGAACCGTTAGAAGTGCAAGCAAATGAATATGAACATGTCGAAACAAATCATTTGACGCTTGATCATGTCATTGCTTTTTTACACTCTTTAAAACAATCGTATATCGGACAAGAAACCGCGCTAGTGGAAAATAAACAGCTGAAGATTGAGCTCGAACAACTACAACAACAATATAAACAACTAGAACAACAATTTACAAAACTTCAAAAAGAAAATGAAGAATTACGCGAAGATTACGGAACGATGGCACGCATCATTAACCGTGCAAGACAAATGGAAATTTCAGAGGATGAATTTAAACCACCTATTTTCAAAATGGATCGTAACGGAAACTTAGAAAAAATCGAAAAGATTGCCGAGTAA
- a CDS encoding nucleotidyl transferase AbiEii/AbiGii toxin family protein has protein sequence MGNVKNIPASVSERLKNIAKQSGKTFDLILLLYFQERLLYRLSISSYRDKFVLKGGLFLFSLTQFKSRPTKDIDFLAKQISNDIKYIKSVFESICALTVEEDGVEFDVNGMTVERIKEDANYEGVRIKVSASLGKIRKQLQLDIGFGDVVIPKPKEMKYPTLLNMNPPEIQVYSTYSVIAEKFEAMISLSVINSRMKDFYDVFTLLSTENFDGRILWEAIFETFQRRGTNLEKDHPMFLCSFAEDERRNKQWKAFLQRMGTKEDLHFSFVMRKIRDFLFPVYDSILREEEYFKKWNKITLEWE, from the coding sequence ATGGGAAATGTTAAAAATATACCTGCTTCAGTTAGTGAAAGATTAAAAAATATTGCCAAACAAAGCGGGAAAACATTTGATCTCATTTTATTGTTATATTTTCAAGAAAGGCTATTATATCGACTTTCCATTTCTAGTTATCGTGATAAATTTGTTTTAAAAGGTGGTCTTTTTTTATTCTCTTTAACACAATTTAAATCTAGACCAACGAAAGATATTGACTTTTTAGCTAAACAAATTTCGAATGATATAAAATATATTAAATCTGTGTTTGAATCAATTTGTGCTTTAACCGTTGAAGAAGATGGAGTCGAATTTGATGTAAATGGAATGACCGTTGAACGAATCAAAGAGGACGCTAATTATGAAGGAGTGCGTATTAAAGTCTCAGCATCGCTTGGTAAAATAAGAAAGCAATTGCAATTAGATATTGGGTTTGGTGACGTCGTCATCCCAAAACCAAAAGAGATGAAGTACCCTACTTTATTAAACATGAATCCCCCTGAAATCCAAGTTTACTCCACTTATTCAGTAATAGCTGAAAAGTTCGAAGCGATGATCTCACTCTCTGTTATTAACAGTCGAATGAAGGATTTTTATGATGTTTTCACGCTTCTATCAACTGAAAATTTCGATGGGCGTATTTTATGGGAAGCAATATTTGAAACGTTTCAGAGACGTGGAACAAATTTAGAAAAAGACCATCCTATGTTTTTATGTTCTTTTGCAGAAGATGAGCGTCGAAACAAACAGTGGAAGGCATTTTTGCAAAGAATGGGTACAAAAGAAGATCTACACTTCTCCTTCGTCATGAGGAAGATTCGAGATTTTCTTTTTCCTGTATATGACTCCATTTTGAGAGAGGAAGAATATTTTAAAAAGTGGAATAAAATTACTCTTGAATGGGAGTAA